Part of the Lagenorhynchus albirostris chromosome 19, mLagAlb1.1, whole genome shotgun sequence genome, GGGATCATCCTGGAGGGACAGACAGGTGGGAGTCAGGCCTCCGGCTGCCCAGTACCCACCCTGCACTCTGCCCCAACCCTCCGAGCTGGAGGATTTCCCCCCAGGCCACTGTCTCATTTCACCCTAGCCCCTGAGTTCCCTGTAACCACTACCGGAATTCCCTTTGGTCTGATACCCGTCAGCTGCCCAATATCCCCCCGTTCTGTTAGCCTGTTTCACCCGAGCCCACCCTCTCATTTTCCCACTGCTCGAATACCCATGTGATCTCCCTGTGGCCTTAACGCCCAAATTCCCTCTAGTGCCGCTGCCCGCTACCCCTCTGCGCTGCTGCCCAGCTTCCCGCTAGCCCCACTGCCCCCCATGTGGGGTTTCATTTTATACCCcactgcctggttcccatcctgCACTGCCCCCCAATTTCCCACCAACCTCCAAGTTCCCTCTAGCTCTGCTGCCCAGTTTTTCTCCACTCTCCTGCCTGACTTCACGCTGGTCCCCCCACCCTACTCTCCCCTAGCTCACTGCCCGAGTCTCTCCAGTTTACTACCCCATTTCCCGCCAGCCCACCACCGAGTTCCCTCCAGCCCTACTGCCAGACATCTCTCCAACTCAGCACCCAGTTTTGTTCTAATGCTGTCTGGTATCCCTCTAACCGGATGCCCATTTCCTTCTAGCCACACACCCCCCCACGCCCATCCAATTTCCCTCTAATCCCACCTCCCAGTCTCCCTCTAGACCTTCACCTAATTTCCCTCTGCTCCTCTGACTTTCCTCCAGCAGGTGCCTGGTTTCCCTTTTCCAGCTGCCTGACCTTCCTCTAGTGTTAAACCTAGAATTCTCTCTAATCTAACCACCCGATCCCCCCATACTGCTGATGCCCGATTTCCTTCTAACCTGCCAATGAATGTCCCCCAAGCCCCGCTGCCGCTGCTGTGTTATTATTACCATACCCACAGCCTGCTTTCCAGTGAGTCCTGTCATCTGGCTCCATTTTCATTAAACTGATGTGCCTCAGTCATCACTGCTGAGTTCTTTTTCTCCCTGTTGCCTTATTTCTTTCCACTTCTGTCCCGATTCTCTTTTATCTCTCTAGCCTGGTTTCtatttatccttatttttccCATTCCCTTTTACCCTTAGTACCCAATTCCACTATATTTCCTTTTGTAGCGTGGCGCCCTGTTGCAGATTTAACTTGTTTTATAATCTGTTTTATTCTTAAACTGCTTTAATGAGGGAACTCCATGATTATCTCTAGGAGGGTGATGATCTCGGAGAGCATTTGTCCCGTCCCCTGACAGGCAAGGTAGATAGGACTTGTGTGATTTTCAGGGGTGGGCCCTCCATGGAATCTACTGAGTACCGCTGTCTACGAAAGGGAGTGGAAAAAGCTCGTTGGATTTCCGGGACTGAAAAGGAAATCAAGTGACTATCTTTTGAGGTTTGGGCTTCTGGGGAGGCACAGGGAACCCAGGTACTGGGTTTACAAGGTGAAGACCCCAGGCCTTGGGAGGCCCAGTCCTctgcagccaggtgtcagggaCTGTACCCTTGGCCCAGCCTGGCAGTGAGGACAGGGAGCCATCCACAGGCATCCATGCAAGCCTGGACTTGGGCGGGATGTGTCAGCACATCTGGATGAGAGCCCACTAGTGACCACATGTAGCCACAGCAGATGTTCCATGTGCTCTCCGGCTTGGGGGCAGAAGTTATGTAACCCGCCTCTTGGAGTGTGTAAACCCCAAGTTTTGTGTTTGTAAcgagagaagggagaagggagcccCCAGCAGTGGTCGACTGAACATTCCTGTTCACCCAGAGGTGGAGCTTGAACTAGGTTTAATTTGATTTAGAAAACCAAAAGTTGAGATGTCACCACGTTGGAACTCCAAACGCATGGAGCAGGTCGCACCGCACAAACGCAAAGCCTAATCTCTATGTAACGTCCTCCCCCGTTTTCCTTTTAGCCTCTGGTCTGAGTTCCTTTGCAGCCAGGCTGCCTCACTGCATTTTTCCCATGATCCGTGTACTCTCCCGCttgatctctttttcttcctgcaGACTGGCTTGAGTCTAGCCCTGTCATCTGGAAATACCCGGCTTCTCTTTACTACTTAAGTTGGTTTGTATCCCCTCAACtttgcccccacccccaattaTCTTTTTACTCTTCTGGCCTGATTAGTATTTATTCTTgctgccttctttcttttttaccacTGTTGCCAGATTTCTTTCACCCTCTCTGCCTGATTTCTTTTACCTCTGCTGTCTGATTGCCTTTGTAACCTTGCAGCCTCATTTCCAGTGCTGCAACCTGGGGTATCAGTAGGTGTtcctccagccctccctccacctcGCTCCCCCACCCAACCTGCCCGCCGCCTGGACCCTGCACCTGTAGACGAGGATGTCGTCGGCTGAGCTGTTGTACTGGATTTGGTACATGCGGATGCCTGGGATAGGCCGCTGATCTGGCCACTGGACTAGAGCAGCTGTGGCCCCATGCTCAGTCACCTGGACGCCACGGTCGGTAGGGGGCCCGGCGTCAGCCGCCTTGGAGGAGGCAGAGACCGAGGCAGCAGAGGGCGGGGTGAGGGCATCAGGATCCCCGTCCCGCGGGGGGTCGCAGCTTGTGCTGTTGGCTAGctgggggggcggcggggggcccACGGTCAGCTCCACAGCAGCCGTGGCCTCGCCAGCTGCATTGGCCGCGATGCAGGTAAAGATGCCGCCATCGCCCGGCTCGGTGACCAGCAGCTCCAGCGTCCCGTTAGGGAAGGCGCGAGCTCGGCTCGAGTTGCCCAGCAGCCGGCCCTGGGGTGACACCCAGCGCACACGGGGCTCGGGGTCGCCCACCGCCCGGCAGCGCAGGGCGGCTGGCCGACCGGCAGGCACGGCCAGGGGCGGCGAACGGTGTGTCACCACGGGGGGCTCGCACACAAACTCCTCCTCACCCACAGCCCAGAAGTAGCGGCCACCTAGGGCCGGCGGGGAGGCGCAGGCCTCGAGGTCGTCCTCCCGCGCCAGCCGCCGGAGCCACACCAGCTCGCAGTTGCAGTGCAGGGGGTTCCCGCCGAAGGCCAGCACCAGGGCGGACGCGGGGGAGCCGCGGGGCCTGGCCAGCAGCGGCAGGCGGGAGAAGAGTGGGTCGGGTGGGATGGTGGTTAGGCGGTTGGAGGTCATGTCCAGCCGCGCCAGCTTGTGCAGGCGGGAAAAGGCGCCGGCGGGCACGGAAGCCAGTAGGTTGTGGTCGAGGCCCAGCGTGTTGACGTTGCCCAGGCGGCCCAACGCCTCCCAGGGCAGCTGTTCGAGGTTGTTGTAGGAGAGGTCGAGGTCCTCGAGTGTCTCAGCGCAGTCGTCCAGGGCCCCAGCCGCCAGCGCTGCCAGCTGGTTGTTGCTCAGGATGAGGTGGCGTAAGTTGACCAGGCCGCGCAGCTGCCCCTCACCCAGCGAGGTCAGCCGGTTGCCGTCCAGGTGCAGAGCGCGCAGGGCGCGAAGGTCAGCGAAGGCGCCGGCGGCCACGTGGCGGATGGTGTTGCGTGACAAGCTCAGGTGCAGCAGGCCCGTCATGTTGGCCAGGTCACGGCGCCGCACGGTCGCGATGAAGTTGTCCGCCAGGCGCAGCTCGGCCGCCCGGCGGTCCAGCGAAGGTGGAACGAACAGAAGGCCTGCCCCCGGGCACAGCACGCTtaggggcagggactgtgtctggcAGCGGCAGCGGCGGGGACACGGGCTGGGTGTGGCTGGCTGGGGTGGAGACGAGGCGGGGGCCAGCGGCAGCAGGCAGAGGAGCAGAGGGAGGACGGCCATCGCGGGCAGGGGCGGCCTGCAGGGAAGAAGTGGGGAGTTAGGGCGGGCTGAGGCCAGAAGTGGGGGGGGGGCTAAAGGGGGTTGGGGTGGTCTGAGACCAGAAGAGAAGGTCACAGAGCAGAAGACTTGGTCAAAGATGGTCAGAGAGAGGACTGGTCAGACAGATCAAAAGCCAGAAGTGACGGTCAAAGACTCAGAGAGATGTTTCCCAGGGGAACCCAGGGAGCAGACATGTGCAAAGATGGTCAGAGGGAAGGGAGGTGATTAGAAACAGTTAGCGACAGTCAGAGAACAGGATCAGTAGTCAGGGTGGGTAGAAGGTAAGCCAGAGAGCTTTAGACGTGGTCAGAGAGATACTCAGAGATGGCCAAAGAGACAAGAGTTGGTCAGGGTAGTGGGAATGATTAGAAGTAGCCAGACGTGACCAGAGAAGAGAGGTGGTTAGAGATGGTCAAGAAGATCAGAAGTGGACAGAGAGGGGAAGTGGCCAGGGG contains:
- the LRFN3 gene encoding leucine-rich repeat and fibronectin type-III domain-containing protein 3, encoding MAVLPLLLCLLPLAPASSPPQPATPSPCPRRCRCQTQSLPLSVLCPGAGLLFVPPSLDRRAAELRLADNFIATVRRRDLANMTGLLHLSLSRNTIRHVAAGAFADLRALRALHLDGNRLTSLGEGQLRGLVNLRHLILSNNQLAALAAGALDDCAETLEDLDLSYNNLEQLPWEALGRLGNVNTLGLDHNLLASVPAGAFSRLHKLARLDMTSNRLTTIPPDPLFSRLPLLARPRGSPASALVLAFGGNPLHCNCELVWLRRLAREDDLEACASPPALGGRYFWAVGEEEFVCEPPVVTHRSPPLAVPAGRPAALRCRAVGDPEPRVRWVSPQGRLLGNSSRARAFPNGTLELLVTEPGDGGIFTCIAANAAGEATAAVELTVGPPPPPQLANSTSCDPPRDGDPDALTPPSAASVSASSKAADAGPPTDRGVQVTEHGATAALVQWPDQRPIPGIRMYQIQYNSSADDILVYRMIPADSSSFLLTDLASGRTYDLCVLAVYEDGATGLTATRPVGCHRFSTEPALRPCGAPHAPFLGGTMIIALGGVIVASVLVFIFVLLMRYKVHGGQPPGKTKAPAPVSSVCSQTNGALGPTLAPPAPEPAAPRAHTVVQLDCEPWRPSHEPTGP